A genomic segment from Candidatus Micrarchaeia archaeon encodes:
- a CDS encoding 50S ribosomal protein L30e has translation MTIDVIKAIRMAVDTGKVELGANKTEKQVKNGNGKLVIISNNCTKELKTNIEYYSKLSDIPLYQFKGSNMELGEACGKPFSISAMVIFEQGDSNIFMLIK, from the coding sequence ATGACTATTGATGTAATAAAAGCAATAAGAATGGCCGTAGATACAGGAAAAGTTGAGCTTGGAGCAAATAAAACAGAAAAACAAGTAAAAAATGGAAACGGAAAATTAGTGATTATTTCAAATAATTGTACAAAAGAACTTAAAACAAATATTGAATATTACTCTAAATTATCAGATATTCCATTATATCAATTTAAAGGTTCTAATATGGAATTAGGAGAAGCATGCGGAAAACCATTTTCAATTTCAGCAATGGTTATTTTTGAACAAGGAGATTCGAATATCTTCATGTTAATTAAATAG
- a CDS encoding NusA-like transcription termination signal-binding factor, whose amino-acid sequence MPIELDTDTMRCISLFESLTDAVTNDCLIIDNKTVVFIVRKGELGKAIGKKGCNINRVRTAFKNKRVLVFEDSNSIEGFIKNLFPNINLLNIEIQEKNNEKLSVVTIESKNRGPAIGRDGEKIKTNKEILRRKFNSDLKLETK is encoded by the coding sequence ATGCCTATTGAATTAGACACAGATACAATGAGATGTATATCTTTATTTGAGAGTTTAACAGATGCGGTAACAAATGATTGTTTGATAATTGACAATAAAACAGTTGTTTTTATTGTAAGAAAAGGGGAACTTGGAAAAGCGATTGGTAAAAAAGGATGTAATATTAATCGAGTAAGAACTGCGTTTAAAAATAAAAGAGTTCTTGTATTTGAAGATTCAAATTCAATCGAAGGGTTTATAAAGAACTTGTTTCCAAATATAAATTTGTTAAATATTGAGATTCAAGAAAAAAATAATGAAAAACTTTCTGTTGTTACAATTGAATCGAAAAATAGAGGACCAGCAATTGGTCGTGATGGTGAAAAAATAAAAACAAATAAAGAAATATTAAGAAGAAAATTTAATAGTGATCTAAAATTAGAAACTAAATAA
- a CDS encoding 30S ribosomal protein S12 produces the protein MGKGEFAGRDMKRRRKNQKWLSTKWKRKKKKLRQKYDALHGSPQARGIVLEKKALEQKQPHSGLIKCVKVQLIKNGKVITAHAPRNKAINFIDEHDEVIIAGLGGSQAGQMGSIPGVKHKVVKVNGTDLQMLVRGKKEKPKR, from the coding sequence ATGGGAAAAGGAGAATTTGCAGGTAGAGATATGAAAAGAAGAAGGAAAAACCAGAAATGGCTTAGTACTAAATGGAAAAGAAAAAAGAAAAAATTAAGACAAAAGTACGATGCATTACATGGTTCACCACAAGCAAGAGGTATAGTTTTAGAAAAGAAAGCATTAGAACAAAAACAGCCTCACTCTGGATTAATTAAATGTGTTAAAGTTCAATTAATTAAGAATGGGAAAGTAATTACAGCACATGCCCCAAGAAATAAAGCAATTAATTTTATTGATGAACATGATGAAGTTATAATTGCAGGATTAGGCGGTTCTCAAGCAGGACAAATGGGTTCTATTCCTGGAGTTAAACATAAAGTAGTTAAAGTAAATGGTACTGACTTACAAATGCTTGTAAGAGGTAAGAAAGAAAAACCTAAGAGGTAA
- a CDS encoding 30S ribosomal protein S7 has translation MGAIKLFEKYDFDNVEVMDISLKPYINLNPVVVPTSYGRHGKKQFGKSDVNVVERLINKLMRGGTGEKLGGKLIRTQGKLQGKKSKATEAVKKAFAIVAKKTNENPIQLLVRAVENSAPREDFTRVALGGVTYQVAVDVSPLRRVDMALRNIALAAIMGSFDKKKTLAQALADELEFTAKGDQQASYAIKKRNEVERMARAAR, from the coding sequence ATGGGAGCGATTAAATTATTTGAAAAATATGATTTTGATAATGTAGAAGTAATGGACATTTCTTTAAAGCCTTACATTAATTTAAATCCTGTTGTTGTTCCAACTTCGTATGGCAGACATGGAAAAAAACAATTTGGAAAGTCTGATGTAAATGTAGTTGAACGATTAATAAATAAATTAATGAGGGGTGGAACAGGAGAAAAATTAGGCGGAAAATTAATTAGAACACAAGGGAAATTACAAGGAAAAAAATCAAAAGCAACAGAAGCAGTTAAAAAAGCCTTTGCAATTGTTGCAAAAAAAACAAATGAAAATCCTATTCAATTATTAGTTAGGGCTGTTGAAAATTCAGCACCAAGAGAAGATTTTACAAGGGTGGCTTTAGGTGGAGTTACTTATCAAGTAGCTGTTGATGTATCTCCATTAAGAAGAGTGGATATGGCTTTAAGAAATATTGCGTTAGCAGCAATAATGGGATCTTTTGATAAAAAGAAAACTTTAGCCCAAGCATTAGCTGATGAATTAGAATTTACTGCAAAAGGAGATCAGCAGGCATCTTATGCAATTAAGAAAAGAAATGAAGTTGAAAGAATGGCTAGAGCAGCGAGATAA
- a CDS encoding CxxC-x17-CxxC domain-containing protein, translated as MSYGDRNERSGSGGRGGRSGGSYGGRGGSGGSGGRGGSDGGRGGSGSFGGRRFSDRPKEMHKAKCADCGKECEVPFKPTEGRPVYCRECFQNHRDDSRGPRPQRRNEDDDE; from the coding sequence ATGTCTTATGGAGATAGAAATGAAAGAAGCGGCTCTGGTGGTCGTGGTGGTAGAAGTGGCGGCAGTTATGGTGGCCGTGGTGGATCAGGTGGATCAGGTGGTCGTGGTGGCAGTGATGGTGGCCGTGGTGGATCAGGAAGTTTTGGTGGAAGAAGATTTAGTGATAGACCAAAAGAAATGCATAAAGCAAAATGTGCAGATTGTGGAAAAGAATGTGAAGTTCCTTTTAAACCAACTGAAGGCAGACCTGTTTATTGCAGAGAATGTTTCCAAAATCACAGGGATGATTCAAGAGGTCCAAGACCACAAAGAAGAAATGAAGATGATGATGAATAA